From a single Aquincola tertiaricarbonis genomic region:
- a CDS encoding response regulator: protein MARILVIEDNQHNLQLARVVLEHAAHQVSTAMDALQGLAIARSELPDLVLMDIQMPGMDGLDATRALRRDPQTASLRVLALTGLAMSGDEQRILAAGCDGYITKPYDYRALLDKVAALLAQPPRSPA from the coding sequence ATGGCAAGGATCCTGGTGATCGAAGACAACCAGCACAACCTGCAGCTGGCCCGCGTGGTGCTGGAGCATGCGGCCCACCAGGTCAGCACCGCGATGGATGCGCTGCAAGGCCTGGCGATCGCCCGCAGCGAGCTGCCCGACCTGGTGCTGATGGACATCCAGATGCCGGGCATGGACGGGCTGGACGCCACCCGCGCCCTGCGGCGCGACCCGCAGACCGCCAGCCTGCGCGTGCTGGCGCTCACCGGCCTGGCGATGAGCGGGGACGAGCAGCGCATCCTGGCCGCCGGCTGTGACGGCTACATCACCAAACCCTACGACTACCGCGCGCTGCTGGACAAGGTGGCGGCGCTGTTGGCCCAGCCACCGCGCAGCCCGGCGTGA
- a CDS encoding YkvA family protein: MMGRLRQWARQLKRDGLTLWFAVRHPGTPWPAKALAALVVAYAFSPIDLIPDFIPVLGLLDEMLLLPAFIWLALRLTPAPVLAECRAQAQAWMDAARGRITHWWGAALVVAVWLAAAAGLWWWWRG, encoded by the coding sequence ATGATGGGCCGCCTGCGTCAATGGGCGCGGCAACTCAAGCGCGACGGCTTGACGCTGTGGTTCGCGGTGCGTCACCCGGGCACGCCATGGCCGGCCAAGGCCCTGGCCGCGCTGGTGGTGGCCTATGCCTTCAGCCCCATCGACCTCATCCCCGACTTCATTCCGGTGCTGGGCCTGCTGGACGAGATGCTGCTGCTGCCGGCCTTCATCTGGCTGGCGCTGCGGCTGACCCCGGCGCCGGTGCTGGCCGAGTGCCGCGCCCAGGCCCAGGCCTGGATGGATGCGGCGCGCGGCCGCATCACCCACTGGTGGGGCGCGGCGCTGGTGGTGGCGGTGTGGCTGGCGGCGGCGGCCGGCCTCTGGTGGTGGTGGCGCGGCTGA
- the ku gene encoding non-homologous end joining protein Ku — MPRVIWKGAISFGLVYVPVALYPGAQDTGISFDWLDKRSMDPVGYKRINKRTGKDIDKDNIVKGLKQDSGDYVILSEDEINAAYPKSTQVIEIEHFVKADQIPFTYLEKPYLLAPLGKGEKVYALLREAMVDAGVIAVARVVMHTKESLAALIPDGDALLLNTLRWASQVRSREELKLPPAGKKAAGLKDAELAMAQQLIGEMVSDWDPSQYQDRFSDAIHALAAKKVEAGETAQVAPLENADEAPAASNVVDLSELLRRSLAGRKGGDAPAGKTSRTTAKTAAKTVAKAPAKASTKTPARTPAKKPARKPVRKAA, encoded by the coding sequence ATGCCCCGCGTGATCTGGAAAGGTGCCATCAGCTTTGGTTTGGTGTACGTGCCCGTGGCCCTGTACCCTGGCGCGCAGGACACCGGCATCAGCTTCGACTGGCTGGACAAGCGCAGCATGGACCCGGTGGGCTACAAACGCATTAACAAGCGCACCGGCAAGGACATCGACAAGGACAACATCGTCAAGGGCCTGAAGCAGGACAGCGGCGACTACGTGATCCTGAGCGAAGACGAGATCAACGCGGCCTACCCCAAGAGCACGCAGGTCATCGAGATCGAGCACTTCGTCAAGGCCGATCAGATCCCGTTCACCTACCTGGAAAAGCCCTACCTGCTGGCGCCGCTGGGCAAGGGCGAGAAGGTGTATGCCTTGCTGCGCGAGGCGATGGTGGACGCCGGCGTCATCGCCGTGGCCCGCGTGGTGATGCACACCAAGGAAAGCCTGGCCGCGCTGATCCCCGATGGCGACGCGCTGTTGCTGAACACGCTGCGCTGGGCCAGCCAGGTGCGTTCACGCGAGGAACTCAAGCTGCCGCCCGCAGGCAAGAAGGCCGCGGGCTTGAAGGACGCCGAGCTGGCCATGGCCCAGCAGTTGATCGGCGAGATGGTGAGCGACTGGGACCCCAGCCAGTACCAGGACCGCTTCAGCGATGCCATCCATGCGCTGGCTGCCAAGAAGGTGGAAGCGGGCGAGACGGCCCAGGTGGCGCCGCTGGAAAACGCCGACGAGGCACCCGCCGCCTCCAACGTGGTGGACCTGAGCGAGCTGCTGCGCCGCAGCCTGGCAGGCCGCAAGGGGGGTGATGCGCCTGCCGGCAAGACCAGCCGCACGACGGCCAAGACGGCAGCCAAGACGGTGGCGAAAGCGCCTGCCAAGGCATCGACCAAGACGCCTGCCAGGACACCTGCCAAGAAGCCCGCACGCAAGCCGGTGCGCAAGGCCGCCTGA
- a CDS encoding GGDEF domain-containing protein, producing MNPPAVKALDPITRLPSAPSFFLALELAATEAQHTGARLSVLVVDADDFQALREREGDDAADASLDLIGKVLRLALGPQAVLARLVGDQFGVMLQHIGIEEAHHRAEGLREAIQLGFRSHQRRMTVSIGVACGPSAGDWTGQQMIGLAGRRRELAREAGGNRVRAHGHPGMPADQHVHWPSFGEHPTDLPVQPGQLTLF from the coding sequence ATGAACCCGCCCGCGGTGAAGGCGCTGGACCCCATCACACGCCTGCCCAGCGCGCCCAGCTTCTTCCTGGCGCTGGAGCTGGCGGCCACCGAAGCCCAGCACACCGGCGCGCGGCTGTCGGTGCTGGTGGTGGATGCCGACGACTTCCAGGCGCTGCGTGAGCGCGAAGGCGACGATGCGGCCGACGCCTCGCTGGACCTGATCGGCAAGGTGCTGCGCCTGGCGCTGGGCCCGCAGGCGGTGCTGGCGCGGCTGGTGGGCGACCAGTTCGGCGTGATGCTGCAGCACATCGGCATCGAAGAGGCGCACCACCGCGCCGAAGGCCTGCGCGAGGCCATCCAGCTCGGCTTCCGCTCGCACCAGCGGCGCATGACGGTCAGCATCGGCGTGGCCTGCGGCCCGAGCGCGGGCGACTGGACCGGCCAGCAGATGATCGGGCTGGCGGGCCGGCGCCGCGAGCTGGCCCGTGAAGCAGGCGGCAACCGGGTGCGGGCCCACGGCCACCCCGGCATGCCGGCCGACCAGCATGTGCATTGGCCGAGCTTCGGCGAGCATCCGACCGACCTGCCCGTGCAGCCCGGGCAACTCACCCTGTTCTGA
- the glgB gene encoding 1,4-alpha-glucan branching protein GlgB, translated as MLTDQDLYLFGEGTHSRLYEKLGCHWHNGAAEFAVWAPNARAVSVIGDWNGWNPEADPLQPRPDSSGIWEGRSTQAQRGQAYKYRIESQHQGYRADKADPYGIYAEVAPANGSRIWSLDYDWGDADWMAQRARRNALDAPVSIYELHAGSWKRPDGQMMGYRELAHALADHVLACGFTHVELMPVTEHPFYGSWGYQTTGYFAATSRYGSPQDLMFLVDHLHQRGIGVILDWVPSHFPTDEHGLQYFDGTHLYEHADPRQGFHPEWNSSIFNYGRGEVSSFLISSALFWLDKYHLDGLRVDAVASMLYLDYARRDGEWVPNRYGGRENLEAIHFLQKLNEAVYREHPDTLTIAEESTAWPRVSRPTSTGGLGFGMKWNMGWMHDTLSFMQKDPLYRQYHLGQLTFSLVYAFNENFVLPLSHDEVVYGKKSLVEKMPGDAWQQLANLRALYGLMWGHPGKKLLFMGGEFGQRREWAHEGQLDWEQAAQPGHEGLRRALAQLNHLLRTEPALHELDFSPEGFEWIEANDAANSVISFLRKPRGGGAPVLVVCNFTPLPREDYRVGVPQGGWWQELFNSDAADYGGAGWGNWGGREAEAPGAHGRSHALRLTLPPLATVMFKPTQAERPAFATRLEGDGLGH; from the coding sequence GTGTTGACCGACCAGGATCTTTATCTCTTTGGTGAAGGCACCCACTCGCGCCTGTACGAGAAGCTGGGCTGCCATTGGCACAACGGTGCCGCAGAGTTTGCCGTGTGGGCGCCGAATGCGCGCGCGGTGTCGGTCATCGGCGATTGGAACGGCTGGAACCCCGAAGCCGACCCGCTGCAGCCGCGGCCCGACAGCAGCGGCATCTGGGAAGGCCGCAGTACCCAGGCGCAGCGCGGGCAGGCCTACAAGTACCGCATCGAGTCGCAGCACCAGGGCTATCGCGCCGACAAGGCCGACCCCTACGGCATTTATGCCGAGGTGGCGCCGGCCAACGGTTCGCGCATCTGGAGCCTGGACTACGACTGGGGCGATGCCGACTGGATGGCCCAGCGCGCCCGGCGCAATGCGCTGGATGCGCCGGTGTCCATCTATGAGCTGCACGCCGGCAGCTGGAAGCGGCCCGACGGTCAGATGATGGGCTACCGCGAGCTGGCCCATGCGCTGGCCGATCATGTGCTGGCCTGTGGCTTCACCCATGTGGAGCTGATGCCGGTGACCGAGCATCCGTTCTATGGCTCGTGGGGCTACCAGACCACCGGCTACTTCGCGGCCACCTCGCGCTACGGATCACCGCAGGACCTGATGTTCCTGGTGGACCACCTGCACCAGCGCGGCATCGGCGTGATCCTGGACTGGGTGCCCTCGCACTTCCCGACCGACGAGCACGGCCTGCAGTACTTCGACGGCACGCACCTGTACGAGCATGCCGACCCGCGCCAGGGCTTCCACCCCGAGTGGAACAGCAGCATCTTCAACTACGGCCGGGGGGAGGTCAGCAGCTTCCTGATCAGCTCGGCCCTGTTCTGGCTGGACAAGTACCACCTCGACGGTCTGCGCGTGGATGCGGTGGCCTCGATGCTGTACCTGGACTATGCGCGCCGTGACGGCGAATGGGTGCCCAACCGCTACGGCGGCCGCGAGAACCTGGAGGCCATCCACTTCCTGCAGAAGCTCAACGAGGCGGTGTACCGCGAGCACCCGGACACGCTCACCATCGCCGAAGAAAGCACGGCCTGGCCGCGCGTCTCGCGCCCCACCTCCACCGGTGGCCTGGGCTTCGGCATGAAGTGGAACATGGGCTGGATGCACGACACCTTGTCGTTCATGCAGAAGGACCCGCTGTACCGCCAGTACCACCTGGGGCAGCTCACCTTCAGTCTGGTGTATGCCTTCAACGAGAACTTCGTGCTGCCGCTGTCGCACGACGAGGTGGTGTACGGCAAGAAGTCCCTGGTCGAGAAGATGCCGGGCGACGCCTGGCAGCAGCTGGCCAACCTGCGTGCCTTGTACGGCCTGATGTGGGGCCACCCTGGCAAGAAGCTGCTGTTCATGGGGGGCGAATTCGGCCAGCGTCGTGAATGGGCGCACGAGGGCCAGCTGGATTGGGAGCAGGCTGCGCAGCCGGGCCATGAAGGCCTGCGCCGTGCGCTGGCGCAGCTCAACCACCTGCTGCGCACCGAGCCGGCGCTGCATGAGCTGGACTTCAGCCCAGAGGGCTTCGAGTGGATCGAGGCCAACGACGCCGCCAACTCGGTGATCAGCTTCCTGCGCAAGCCCCGTGGTGGCGGTGCGCCGGTGCTGGTGGTGTGCAACTTCACGCCGCTGCCGCGCGAGGACTACCGGGTGGGCGTGCCGCAGGGCGGCTGGTGGCAGGAGCTGTTCAACAGCGATGCCGCCGACTACGGCGGCGCCGGCTGGGGCAACTGGGGCGGCCGCGAAGCCGAGGCCCCAGGCGCACACGGCCGCAGCCATGCGCTGCGGCTCACCTTGCCGCCGCTGGCCACCGTGATGTTCAAGCCCACGCAGGCCGAGCGGCCTGCGTTTGCAACGCGTTTGGAAGGAGATGGCCTTGGCCACTAA
- a CDS encoding alpha-1,4-glucan--maltose-1-phosphate maltosyltransferase yields MPPDSGRSRAVIDAVLPVVDGGRFAVKRVVGEPLAVEAHVITDGHDQLRVMLQWQAEGGPWQETEMKHTVNDVWQACFTPQAQGRAAYRVQAWVDHFHSWRHELLRRVDDDDIRIAALVGAGLLDEAAARAVDADRRLLSDWAARLRQGAEARPFDGASLKAQALDEPLALLADRYPDRSLAASSADLPLQVDRERARFSSWYELFPRSAGTQPGRHGSFADVEARLPYVAEMGFDVLYFPPIHPVGRDKRKGRNNALQAEAGDVGSPWAIGAEEGGHTDILPELGTPEDFRRLVARARELGLEIAMDIAFQCAPDHPWVKSHPQWFRWRPDGTVQYAENPPKKYQDIYPFNFETEDWRGLWAALKGVFEHWIAQGVHIFRVDNPHTKAFPFWEWCVTEIKRVHPQVLFLAEAFTRPKVMHRLAKLGYSQSYTYFTWRQSKQELTEYFTELSQGPGKDYFRPNAWPNTPDILNEQLHGAGRPTFALRLVLAATLSSNYGIYGPAYELMENAPRSPGSEEYLDSEKYQLRHWNLQRPDSLRPLIAQINHIRRRNPALQQLQNLRFVHTDNDQLIAYVKRDAASGNTVLVVANLDTRNRQSGWVSLDPVALGLERNARYHLHDLLSNQRFVWQGPHNFVILDPGQAPAHVFRVTQQLQGEQDFDHGH; encoded by the coding sequence ATGCCGCCCGACAGCGGCCGCTCACGCGCGGTGATCGATGCGGTGCTGCCGGTGGTCGATGGTGGCCGCTTTGCCGTCAAGCGTGTGGTGGGCGAGCCGCTGGCGGTGGAGGCCCATGTCATCACCGACGGCCATGACCAGCTGCGCGTGATGCTGCAGTGGCAGGCCGAAGGTGGGCCCTGGCAGGAAACCGAGATGAAGCACACGGTCAACGACGTGTGGCAGGCCTGCTTCACGCCGCAGGCCCAGGGCCGCGCGGCCTACCGGGTGCAGGCCTGGGTGGACCACTTCCATTCGTGGCGGCACGAGCTGCTGCGGCGGGTGGACGACGACGACATCCGCATTGCTGCGCTGGTGGGCGCGGGCCTGCTGGACGAGGCCGCGGCCCGCGCGGTGGACGCCGACCGCCGGCTGCTGAGCGACTGGGCCGCGCGCCTGCGCCAGGGCGCCGAGGCCCGGCCCTTCGATGGCGCCAGCCTGAAGGCGCAGGCCCTGGACGAGCCGCTGGCCCTGTTGGCCGACCGCTATCCCGACCGCAGCCTGGCTGCCAGCAGCGCCGACCTGCCGCTGCAGGTGGACCGTGAACGCGCGCGCTTTTCCAGCTGGTACGAGCTGTTTCCCCGCTCGGCCGGCACCCAGCCTGGCAGGCACGGCAGCTTTGCGGACGTGGAGGCCAGGCTGCCCTACGTGGCCGAGATGGGCTTCGACGTGCTGTATTTCCCGCCCATCCACCCGGTGGGGCGCGACAAGCGCAAGGGCCGCAACAACGCGCTGCAGGCCGAGGCGGGCGACGTGGGCAGTCCCTGGGCCATCGGCGCCGAAGAGGGAGGCCACACCGACATCCTGCCCGAGCTGGGCACGCCCGAAGACTTCCGTCGCCTGGTGGCGCGGGCACGTGAGCTGGGCCTGGAGATCGCGATGGACATCGCCTTCCAGTGCGCGCCCGACCACCCGTGGGTGAAGTCGCACCCGCAGTGGTTCCGCTGGCGGCCCGACGGCACGGTGCAGTACGCCGAGAACCCGCCCAAGAAGTACCAGGACATCTACCCCTTCAACTTCGAGACCGAGGACTGGCGCGGGCTGTGGGCCGCGCTCAAGGGCGTGTTCGAGCACTGGATCGCCCAGGGCGTGCACATCTTCCGCGTCGACAACCCGCACACCAAGGCCTTCCCGTTCTGGGAGTGGTGCGTCACCGAGATCAAGCGCGTGCATCCGCAGGTGCTGTTCCTGGCCGAGGCCTTCACCCGGCCCAAGGTGATGCACCGGCTGGCCAAGCTGGGTTACTCGCAGTCGTACACCTACTTCACCTGGCGGCAGAGCAAGCAGGAGCTGACCGAGTACTTCACCGAGCTGTCGCAAGGCCCGGGCAAGGACTACTTCCGCCCCAATGCCTGGCCCAACACGCCCGACATCCTGAACGAGCAGCTGCACGGCGCCGGGCGGCCCACCTTCGCGCTGCGGCTGGTGCTGGCGGCCACGCTGTCCAGCAACTACGGCATCTACGGCCCGGCCTACGAGCTGATGGAGAACGCCCCGCGCAGCCCCGGCAGCGAGGAGTACCTCGACTCCGAGAAGTACCAGCTGCGCCACTGGAACCTGCAGCGGCCCGACAGCCTGCGGCCGCTGATCGCACAGATCAACCACATCCGCCGCCGCAACCCGGCGCTGCAGCAGCTGCAGAACCTGCGCTTCGTGCACACCGACAACGACCAGCTCATCGCCTACGTCAAGCGCGATGCGGCCTCGGGCAACACGGTGCTGGTGGTGGCCAATCTCGACACCCGCAACCGCCAGTCGGGCTGGGTGTCGCTGGACCCGGTGGCCCTGGGCCTGGAACGGAACGCCCGCTACCACCTGCACGACCTGCTGAGCAACCAGCGCTTCGTCTGGCAGGGCCCGCACAACTTCGTGATCCTCGACCCCGGGCAGGCGCCGGCGCACGTGTTCCGCGTGACGCAGCAGCTGCAGGGCGAGCAGGACTTCGACCACGGTCATTGA
- the treS gene encoding maltose alpha-D-glucosyltransferase has product MNAPHTPHLEEAEQGATTPVTDEALWYKDAVIYQLNVKAFFDTNDDGMGDFKGVTAKLDYVKDLGVNTIWLMPFYPSPLRDDGYDISQYEDVHPQYGTLDDFKVMLDEAHKRGLKVITELVINHTSDTHPWFQAARKAPPGSPERNFYVWSDTDTKYSGTRIIFTDTETSNWTWDPVAKAYYWHRFFSHQPDLNFDNPLVLEAIFRTMRFWLDMGVDGFRLDAIPYLVERDGTNNENLPETHAVIKQLRAAIDASYKNRFLLAEANQWPEDVREYFGDGDECHAAYHFPLMPRMYMAIAQEDRFPLTEIMAQTPEIPASCQWAIFLRNHDELTLEMVTSKERDYMYSTYASDPRARINLGIRRRLAPLMDNDMDRIKLMNSLLLSMPGSPIIYYGDEIGMGDNVFVGDRNGVRTPMQWSPDRNAGFSRADPQRMYLQPIMDASYGFAAVNVEAQARDPSSLLNWMRRMLAVRASSHAFGRGNLVFLKPGNRKLLAYLRIHGDEIILCVANLARTAQPVELDLSAYKGRVPVELLGSTAFPPIGELPYLLTIAAHGFYWFRLSADVQVPKWHEEHLPVEDRPVLVLFDGWNSFFRDHVVPWRIGMAVKTRQQFEGDTLPRYIETQRWFAGKGHAIEQARLTDYAMWERGPGSFLLQLVAVEGAQEPQSYFLPLSIAWEDDDEARTRALAVSAIARVRQQAFVGVMADAFADEHFCRGIVAAIGERLVLPTQGGELRFTPTAAFEGVAGSDHDTLEVSRPQAQSSNTIVTLGERLFLKGYRRLRPGLNPEYEIGRFLTDVAEFRHCVPVAGVLEHVSTAGERTTLALVQSYVANQGDGWAYTLAYLQRYFELQRSTPEGLPADVHGAYFELMQTLGRRTAQLHQALGLRAGEPAFDPEPMTAADVTAAVQQTAAQARSVLGQLQEALPTLQGRTLEDAQALLQRRDALLQRIQALAGTADAGQKIRIHGDYHLAQVLLVKNDFVVVDFEGEPGRSFDERRAKQSPLRDVAGMLRSFSYASESGLRAALQVPGDSGPLPALAAQWEAGARAAFLQAYAEVGAPGTGGAALDPAHGLLSLYVLDKALYELRYELANRPDWVGIPLRGILDQLNQEDL; this is encoded by the coding sequence ATGAACGCACCCCACACCCCGCACCTGGAAGAAGCCGAGCAGGGCGCCACTACGCCCGTCACCGACGAGGCGCTCTGGTACAAGGACGCGGTCATCTACCAGCTCAACGTCAAGGCGTTCTTCGACACCAACGACGACGGGATGGGCGACTTCAAGGGCGTGACGGCCAAGCTGGACTACGTCAAGGACCTGGGCGTCAACACCATCTGGCTGATGCCGTTCTATCCCTCGCCGCTGCGCGACGACGGCTACGACATCTCGCAGTACGAGGACGTGCATCCGCAGTACGGCACGCTGGACGACTTCAAGGTGATGCTGGACGAGGCCCACAAGCGCGGCCTGAAGGTGATCACCGAGCTGGTGATCAACCACACCTCCGACACGCACCCGTGGTTCCAGGCCGCGCGCAAGGCGCCGCCCGGCTCGCCCGAGCGCAACTTCTACGTGTGGAGCGACACCGACACCAAGTACAGCGGCACCCGCATCATCTTCACCGACACCGAGACCAGCAACTGGACCTGGGACCCGGTGGCCAAGGCCTACTACTGGCACCGCTTCTTCAGCCACCAGCCCGACCTCAACTTCGACAACCCGCTGGTGCTGGAAGCCATCTTCCGCACCATGCGCTTCTGGCTGGACATGGGCGTGGACGGCTTCCGCCTCGATGCCATTCCGTACCTGGTGGAGCGTGACGGCACCAACAACGAGAACCTGCCCGAGACGCATGCGGTGATCAAGCAGCTGCGCGCCGCCATCGACGCCAGCTACAAGAACCGCTTCCTGCTGGCCGAGGCCAACCAGTGGCCCGAGGACGTGCGCGAGTACTTCGGCGATGGCGACGAATGCCATGCGGCCTACCACTTCCCGCTGATGCCGCGCATGTACATGGCCATCGCGCAGGAAGACCGCTTTCCGCTCACCGAGATCATGGCGCAGACGCCGGAGATCCCGGCCAGCTGCCAGTGGGCCATCTTCCTGCGCAACCACGACGAGCTGACGCTCGAGATGGTGACCAGCAAGGAACGCGACTACATGTACAGCACGTACGCGTCCGACCCGCGTGCGCGCATCAACCTGGGCATCCGCCGGCGGCTGGCACCGCTGATGGACAACGACATGGACCGCATCAAGCTGATGAACAGCCTGCTGCTGTCGATGCCTGGCTCGCCCATCATCTACTACGGCGACGAGATCGGCATGGGCGACAACGTGTTCGTCGGCGACCGCAACGGCGTGCGCACGCCGATGCAGTGGAGCCCCGACCGCAATGCCGGCTTCTCGCGTGCCGACCCGCAGCGCATGTACCTGCAGCCCATCATGGACGCCAGCTACGGCTTTGCCGCGGTGAACGTGGAAGCGCAGGCGCGCGACCCCAGCTCGCTGCTGAACTGGATGCGCCGCATGCTGGCGGTGCGCGCCAGCAGCCATGCCTTCGGCCGCGGCAACCTGGTGTTCCTCAAGCCGGGCAACCGCAAGCTGCTGGCCTACCTGCGCATCCACGGTGACGAGATCATCCTGTGCGTGGCCAACCTGGCGCGCACCGCGCAGCCGGTGGAGCTGGACCTGTCGGCCTACAAGGGCCGGGTGCCGGTGGAGCTGCTGGGCAGCACGGCCTTCCCGCCGATCGGCGAGCTGCCCTACCTGCTCACCATCGCGGCCCACGGCTTCTACTGGTTCCGGCTGTCGGCCGACGTGCAGGTGCCCAAGTGGCACGAAGAGCACCTGCCCGTGGAAGACCGGCCGGTGCTGGTGCTGTTCGACGGCTGGAACAGCTTCTTCCGCGACCATGTGGTGCCGTGGCGCATCGGCATGGCGGTGAAGACGCGCCAGCAGTTCGAGGGCGATACGCTGCCGCGCTACATCGAGACCCAGCGCTGGTTCGCGGGCAAGGGCCACGCCATCGAGCAGGCGCGCCTGACCGACTACGCGATGTGGGAGCGCGGCCCCGGCAGCTTCCTGCTGCAGCTGGTGGCGGTGGAAGGCGCGCAGGAGCCGCAGAGCTACTTCCTGCCGCTGTCCATCGCCTGGGAAGACGACGACGAGGCCCGCACCCGCGCGCTGGCCGTCAGCGCCATCGCCCGCGTGCGGCAGCAGGCCTTCGTCGGCGTGATGGCCGATGCCTTTGCCGACGAGCATTTCTGCCGCGGCATCGTGGCGGCCATCGGTGAGCGGCTGGTGCTGCCCACCCAGGGTGGCGAACTGCGCTTCACGCCCACCGCGGCCTTCGAGGGCGTGGCCGGCAGCGACCACGACACGCTGGAGGTCAGCCGCCCGCAGGCGCAGAGCAGCAACACCATCGTCACGCTGGGTGAGCGCCTCTTCCTCAAGGGCTACCGCCGTCTGCGTCCGGGCCTGAACCCGGAGTACGAGATCGGCCGCTTCCTCACCGACGTGGCGGAGTTCCGGCACTGCGTGCCGGTGGCCGGCGTGCTGGAGCATGTGAGCACCGCCGGCGAGCGCACCACGCTGGCGCTGGTGCAGTCGTACGTGGCCAACCAGGGCGATGGCTGGGCCTACACCCTGGCCTACCTGCAGCGCTACTTCGAGCTGCAGCGCAGCACCCCCGAGGGCCTGCCCGCAGACGTGCACGGTGCCTACTTCGAGCTGATGCAGACCCTGGGCCGCCGCACCGCCCAGCTGCACCAGGCGCTGGGTCTGCGGGCCGGCGAGCCCGCCTTCGACCCCGAGCCGATGACCGCGGCCGACGTGACCGCCGCGGTGCAGCAGACGGCCGCACAGGCGCGCAGCGTGCTGGGCCAGCTGCAGGAGGCGCTGCCCACGCTGCAGGGCCGCACGTTGGAAGACGCGCAGGCCCTGCTGCAACGGCGCGATGCGCTGCTGCAGCGCATCCAGGCGCTGGCTGGCACCGCCGACGCCGGCCAGAAGATCCGCATCCACGGCGACTACCACCTGGCGCAGGTGCTGCTGGTCAAGAACGACTTCGTGGTGGTGGACTTCGAAGGCGAGCCGGGCCGCAGCTTCGACGAGCGGCGGGCCAAGCAATCGCCGCTGCGCGACGTGGCCGGCATGCTGCGCAGCTTCAGCTACGCCAGCGAAAGCGGCCTGCGCGCGGCCCTGCAGGTGCCGGGCGACAGCGGCCCGCTGCCTGCACTGGCAGCGCAGTGGGAGGCCGGTGCTCGCGCTGCCTTCCTGCAGGCTTATGCCGAGGTGGGCGCGCCCGGCACCGGCGGCGCCGCGCTGGACCCGGCGCACGGCCTGCTGTCGCTGTACGTGCTGGACAAGGCGCTGTACGAACTGCGCTACGAACTGGCCAACCGGCCCGACTGGGTGGGCATTCCGCTGCGCGGCATCCTCGATCAACTGAATCAAGAGGACCTTTGA
- a CDS encoding mechanosensitive ion channel family protein, whose translation MERVDMMLEPLRAFLLQIGAFIPRLLIAAGVLIVGVLVAKAARFAVRKTLRAINFHIVTRRAGVDGLLQKGGSETDTTDLLAWLAYWVVILAALIVAFNGLGLTQVTELLGRVMVFVPKVIVGLLILAFGAYFARFVANAVATYCHSVGVRDADLLGGLARYAILIFVLMIALDHLDIGGAIVRYSFLIVLGGLVAAIALAFGLGGREWAAAHLERWWPTKGLDALPQRGARSPGGPGAQVTPFNPGVPGAGPGAGAAGSGLGTGTAGPGGPGSPGRMGGGARRDG comes from the coding sequence ATGGAACGGGTAGACATGATGCTGGAGCCGCTGCGGGCCTTCCTGCTGCAGATCGGCGCATTCATCCCCCGGCTGCTGATCGCGGCCGGCGTGCTCATCGTCGGCGTGCTGGTGGCCAAGGCCGCACGCTTTGCGGTGCGCAAGACGCTGCGGGCCATCAACTTCCACATCGTCACCCGCCGTGCGGGCGTGGACGGCCTGCTGCAAAAGGGCGGCAGCGAGACCGACACCACCGACCTGCTGGCCTGGCTGGCCTACTGGGTGGTGATCCTGGCGGCGCTGATCGTGGCCTTCAACGGCCTGGGCCTGACGCAGGTGACCGAGCTGCTGGGCCGCGTGATGGTGTTCGTGCCCAAGGTGATCGTGGGCCTGCTGATCCTGGCCTTCGGTGCCTACTTCGCGCGCTTCGTGGCCAATGCGGTGGCCACCTACTGCCACAGCGTGGGCGTGCGCGATGCCGACCTGCTGGGCGGCCTGGCGCGCTACGCGATCCTGATCTTCGTGCTGATGATCGCGCTGGACCACCTGGACATCGGCGGCGCCATCGTGCGCTACAGCTTCCTCATCGTGCTGGGCGGCCTGGTGGCCGCCATCGCGCTGGCCTTCGGCCTCGGCGGCCGCGAATGGGCCGCCGCGCACCTGGAACGCTGGTGGCCCACCAAGGGCCTGGATGCGCTGCCCCAGCGCGGCGCCCGCTCGCCCGGCGGGCCGGGGGCGCAGGTCACGCCGTTCAACCCCGGGGTGCCGGGTGCGGGCCCCGGCGCAGGCGCAGCCGGTTCGGGCCTGGGTACCGGCACCGCCGGCCCCGGCGGTCCGGGCAGCCCTGGCCGCATGGGAGGGGGCGCGCGACGCGACGGGTGA